A genomic window from Streptomyces broussonetiae includes:
- the rplJ gene encoding 50S ribosomal protein L10, whose translation MARPDKAAAVAELTDKFRSSNAAVLTEYRGLTVAQLKTLRRSLGENAQYAVVKNTLTKIAANEAGITLDDQLFAGPTAVAFVTGDPVESAKGLRDFAKENPNLVIKGGVLDGKALSADEIKKLADLESREVLLSKLAGAFKAKQSQAASVFQALPSKLVRTVDALRAKQDEQGGAE comes from the coding sequence ATGGCGAGGCCCGACAAGGCTGCCGCGGTTGCCGAGCTGACGGACAAGTTCCGCAGCTCGAACGCCGCCGTGCTGACCGAGTACCGCGGTCTCACCGTGGCGCAGCTCAAGACGCTGCGCCGGTCGCTCGGTGAGAACGCCCAGTACGCCGTGGTGAAGAACACGCTGACCAAGATTGCGGCCAACGAGGCCGGGATCACGCTGGACGACCAGCTCTTCGCTGGTCCGACGGCCGTCGCCTTCGTCACCGGTGACCCGGTGGAGTCGGCGAAGGGTCTCCGTGACTTCGCCAAGGAAAACCCGAATCTCGTCATCAAGGGCGGTGTCCTTGACGGCAAGGCGCTGTCCGCCGACGAGATCAAGAAGCTTGCGGACCTCGAGTCCCGCGAGGTTCTGCTCTCCAAGCTTGCCGGTGCCTTCAAGGCGAAGCAGTCCCAGGCTGCCTCCGTCTTCCAGGCGCTGCCGTCGAAGCTCGTCCGCACCGTGGACGCGCTGCGCGCCAAGCAGGACGAGCAGGGCGGTGCCGAGTAA
- the rplL gene encoding 50S ribosomal protein L7/L12, protein MALTQDELLAEFEGMTLIQLSEFVKAFEEKFDVTAAAAAPVVVAGGAAGGAAAEAEEEKDEFDVILTGAGEKKIQVIKVVRELTSLGLKEAKDLVDGTPKPVLEKVNKETAEKAAESLKGAGASVEVK, encoded by the coding sequence ATGGCTCTCACCCAGGACGAACTGCTCGCCGAGTTCGAGGGCATGACCCTCATCCAGCTCTCCGAGTTCGTGAAGGCCTTCGAGGAGAAGTTCGACGTCACCGCCGCCGCTGCCGCGCCGGTCGTCGTCGCCGGTGGCGCCGCTGGTGGCGCCGCTGCCGAGGCCGAGGAGGAGAAGGACGAGTTCGACGTCATCCTCACCGGTGCCGGCGAGAAGAAGATCCAGGTCATCAAGGTCGTGCGTGAGCTGACCTCCCTGGGTCTGAAGGAGGCCAAGGACCTCGTCGACGGCACCCCGAAGCCGGTCCTCGAGAAGGTCAACAAGGAGACCGCCGAGAAGGCCGCCGAGTCCCTCAAGGGCGCCGGCGCCTCCGTCGAGGTCAAGTAA